Below is a genomic region from Echinicola rosea.
CCCTGAAAAGGCTCATGAATCAGCTCAAACCTTATTAATCCGCGCTGCCTGCTATCAGTACCAATTACTAATCCCCCCAAACATTTCCCTTGACCCGAGCCTTTGACCAACACAGGCTATCAAAATTATCTGTGAACATCAGCCCTATCTGCGTGCTCAGCGTTCTATAAAAATGACGCTACTATAACGCTAAAAATCATCCTACTTCAACACCGGCTGCGTCCAGGCCACTTCCTTGTCACCGATTTGATAGGGGTTTTCCTTGGGCTTGGAGGAAGTGACCTTTGCCCGGACGTACATATCATCCTTTTGTAGGCTATAGGACGCCTTGGTACCATTTATTTCGTGCAGCAGCTCACCGCTTCTTTCTGGAGATGATTTTTTGGTGCCAAAAAATTGGATGGAATAGTCAACCCCTTCTTCTTCGGACACGGATATCGTCAGCTCTTTACCATCAAAGTGGACGTCTCGCAAGGTAACGCCCGTAGAGGCATAAAATTCCCCCGCTTCCATGGCTTCGATCAAAGCGGCTGCTGAAAGGTCCTTGGCTTTTACCATTACCCAGCCCCTGCCGGGATTGCTGCTTTTTTCATTAAACACATGGTAATTGTGCGCATCATCGACGGCCAACCCATAAAGCAAGGGCTTTCCCTCTTGGAGATAGGCTACTTGGACTTCGTCCCAAAGTGCTTCCATGCTGGGACGAAGGGAGTCCCCGTAATTGTGCACCAGCGGGTGGCCATTATACACTTCAAAAAAACGCTCACCATCCAGCTGTATGATGTCTTCCGGCGTGATGGCCCATACAAAATTGGGGTGATTGATATGCATAAACATCGGCACCCCGGTGGCTTCCCGCTGTTCTTTTACCTTGTCAAGATTGTTTTGTAGGACTTCTGCGACAGAATTTCCTCCTTGCGGCTCAATCAATTTTTGGATATTGGTGACATTCATGTGAAGGGGCTTTTTGTCATAACTGTCACTGATCTCTTCGGATTGGATAATGAGAAACTCCCCTTCCACTTCAAACATTGGCCTGTACTCTTCCAGGGTTTTTAGCCGCACCTCTTTCCGACCTGCCGAATCTTCCCGGTATTCGACCCACTCTTCCCCATATTTTGCCAAGTACTTCTCAAAAGCCTTTCTGTGCACCGGAGACTTTGGAATCAGCTTCCACTTTTCACTATTTGCCAGTACATTGTGATCAGAAAGGACAATAAAATCATAGCCGTGTGACTTATACCAGTCCATGATCATTTCGGGGTAATCGTCACCGTCACTCCAATAAGAATGGGTGTGGAGGTTGCCTTTGTACCATTGCGCCTCTTCAGTATTGGAGGCTTTTTCGGCACATGAAAATATTAAAAGCAAAAAACAAATGAGAACAGGTAACTTTCGCATGACTTTGGTGGTGCTAATGAGGGTCATTGTTTATGAAACAGGATATAAGCTACTATAAATTAATAGTTTAAACAACCCAATAAATCACAAACCATGAAAGATAACACATTAGTAAAAGAGACAATCAAGCATGCTGTATTTCGTTTGGAGGAGAACAATTCCAAAATCGGAAGTTGCCTGGAGTGGTTGTCAGAAGATGAAATCTGGGAAAGGCCCAACGAAGCCTCCAATAGCATGGGTAACTTGGTTTTGCACTTATGCGGCAACCTGACGCAGTACTTGCTGTCCTCCTTGGGGAAAGTCGAAGACAAGCGTGACCGCGAGGCAGAATTTAGTGCTAGTAAGACCATGGACAAACAAGCTTTGATAGATAAGCTGGATACCACCGTTAGCCAGTGCACAGATTTATTGCAAAGCTTGGATCAAAACAGCCTGGAAAGCAAATACACCGTTCAGGGCTACCATTATTCTGGTATTGGGAACGTCATCCATGCCGTGGAGCATTTTTCTTATCATGCTGGACAAATTGCCTTTTGGACCAAAATCCTGCGCAGAAAGGACTTGGGTTTTTATGCAGGAATGGACCTGAACAAAAAAAATGAAGTGTAATTTATGAATTCGTGATCGTCTGCTATTTCCCTGTTTTCACCTGCTAGGAGTTCTTTTTCTATTTGACTTTAACTGTATGGCTTTGGCCATTTTGGTGGATTTTATCCTTTTCCTTTTTCCCTTGATGAAAAATGAAAGAAAAAAATCTAGGCCGGTGGTCTGCCCTTTAAAATGGGACATGGATTTCCCCTGCGATGTGGATCTGTCACCCATTTTAATTTCCACCCGATGGCTGCGGCCTAAAAGCGATACATTTTTGGGACTTATTAACTGAATCCGCCTTGCAGGTATTGGGCGTTAAGAAATTAAAATGCGGGCGGGCAATAAGGCAGGCTTGTTAGACGAAAGGCTGACCAAAAAAAAGTTGGCAGCTAAAAAGAAGGAGTTTGCCTGCATGAGGGAAGGTTTTAATTTTAGCCCAATAGATGCACACCTGTGCGGCGGGGTTTTTAGGTTACTTTTTTGACCTGAAGCAAAAAAGTAATAAAGGTAAAGAGATGAAAACCAACTTGGAATTTAGCTAGAAAAATAACTGTCCAAGGAAAAAAGATAGAACCCGTATTTTCCAGATACG
It encodes:
- a CDS encoding DinB family protein yields the protein MKDNTLVKETIKHAVFRLEENNSKIGSCLEWLSEDEIWERPNEASNSMGNLVLHLCGNLTQYLLSSLGKVEDKRDREAEFSASKTMDKQALIDKLDTTVSQCTDLLQSLDQNSLESKYTVQGYHYSGIGNVIHAVEHFSYHAGQIAFWTKILRRKDLGFYAGMDLNKKNEV
- a CDS encoding CehA/McbA family metallohydrolase domain-containing protein — encoded protein: MTLISTTKVMRKLPVLICFLLLIFSCAEKASNTEEAQWYKGNLHTHSYWSDGDDYPEMIMDWYKSHGYDFIVLSDHNVLANSEKWKLIPKSPVHRKAFEKYLAKYGEEWVEYREDSAGRKEVRLKTLEEYRPMFEVEGEFLIIQSEEISDSYDKKPLHMNVTNIQKLIEPQGGNSVAEVLQNNLDKVKEQREATGVPMFMHINHPNFVWAITPEDIIQLDGERFFEVYNGHPLVHNYGDSLRPSMEALWDEVQVAYLQEGKPLLYGLAVDDAHNYHVFNEKSSNPGRGWVMVKAKDLSAAALIEAMEAGEFYASTGVTLRDVHFDGKELTISVSEEEGVDYSIQFFGTKKSSPERSGELLHEINGTKASYSLQKDDMYVRAKVTSSKPKENPYQIGDKEVAWTQPVLK